The Bartonella sp. HY328 genome contains the following window.
CGCGACGTGAAAGTAACTATTTTGCGCGATGGTAAACAGCAAGTGGTTAGCGTTAAGCTTGGGCAGCTCAAAGAAGAAGAAAATGAGCCAGCAATCTATGATACCAGCGATGGTACTGAAGATTCGACAAGTGCTGAAAGTGCGTCAAAGCCGCTGCTTGGCATGCAGATTTCAGAACTTAATGAAGATTTACGCAAAAAATTTGGCATTGCAGACACAATCAAAGGCGTAATCATCACCGATATTGAAACCAATTCAATTGCATCGGATAAGCGGATCCATATTGGCGAAGTGATTATCAGCATTAATCAAGAAATTGTCGCCACGCGCGAAGATGTGGTTAAGCGTATTAAAACCTTGCGTGATACAGGCCGTCAAAATGCCCTTATCATGGTTGCAAAACCCAATGGCGATTTACGAATGGTAACACTGCCATTAAATTAGGCAAAAAATAAAGGAGAGCAGATTTTAAACTGCTCCCCTTTATAGAATTAATGAGGTTTAAGCTTATTTATTTTCTTGTTGACCAAACAGGATTTTTTGCGCCTCTTGATCATGGGATAGATCATTTTTCATTTCACGACCAAGTTCAAGTCCGCGTTGTACAGCGGGACGCTCACGCATGGTGCGCAACCAGCGTTTAAGGTTTGGATATTCTAGTAAGTCAATTCCGTAGGCATCATATTTTGATACCCAACCAATTGATGCAATATCAGCAATAGAATAATTATCGGCCAAATATTCCTGCCCTTCAAGGCGCTTATTCATCACACCATATAAGCGGCGCACTTCCTTGGTATAGCGCTCAATAGCGTAAGGGATTTTTTCATTGGCATAAACTGCAAAGTAACCGGCTTGTCCTGACATTGGCCCAAGACCAGATATTTGCCACATCAACCATTCATCAACCGCAACCCGCTTTCTTTCGTCGGTTGGATAAAAGCGCTGAAATTTACGGCCAAGATACATTAAAATAGCACCAGATTCGAAAACCGAGATGGGCTCGCCATCTGGCCCTTCTGGATCAATAATCGCAGGCATGCGGTTATTTGGTGAGATAGCTAAAAAATCTGGCTCAAACTGTTCGCCCTTACCAATATTCAAATAGTTAACATTATAAGGTACACCGAGCTCTTCAAGCATGATGCTAATTTTCCACCCATTTGGGGTTGGCCAGTAAAAAAACTGTATTGGTTTATTCTGGCTAGGCATCGTCTATAACTCCGTAAAATAAGTTGCAAATTGGGCGTTTTAATCTATCCAATTTGTTTCCACATAGGCACGCATAAAGGCTTCATGAACTAAAAACCATTATTGCGAATTTTTAAAACTGCCTTTTTAATACCACACTTTATAAACAAATGTAAATTATCGTGTTTCATGGTTAAATTCCAGTCGATTTTTTAAACCTTAATTAACCATAAATTTTAATACCTTTTTAAGATCAATAAATAAACTATGAACAGCTCACTCAGCCTTTATTCAAAGAACATCATTTAGATTATAGTTATTAGAGCGTTTTCCGAAAAGTGTGAAGCGTTTTTCGGACAAAAAACGCGGTGTAAACAAAGGATTAGAGCGCCGATCTGATCCAATCAGATCGAAATGCGCTCTAATCTCATATGGAACAAAACAATGAATAATAGTTATGTAAAACGCATGTCGATCTTAAGCCTTAGTATTTTTGCAACGGCACTAACTTTGGGCTTTGCCATTCATTATGCTAAAATGCCAGCCTATGCCGCACCTCTTTATCAAAACAGTCAAAGTATGAATGGTAATAATAGTTAAACTTTATTGTTAGCATTTAAACTGCGCTGGAAATT
Protein-coding sequences here:
- a CDS encoding glutathione S-transferase family protein, with the translated sequence MPSQNKPIQFFYWPTPNGWKISIMLEELGVPYNVNYLNIGKGEQFEPDFLAISPNNRMPAIIDPEGPDGEPISVFESGAILMYLGRKFQRFYPTDERKRVAVDEWLMWQISGLGPMSGQAGYFAVYANEKIPYAIERYTKEVRRLYGVMNKRLEGQEYLADNYSIADIASIGWVSKYDAYGIDLLEYPNLKRWLRTMRERPAVQRGLELGREMKNDLSHDQEAQKILFGQQENK